One Aquarana catesbeiana isolate 2022-GZ linkage group LG06, ASM4218655v1, whole genome shotgun sequence genomic region harbors:
- the LOC141148164 gene encoding interferon-induced very large GTPase 1-like has translation MEEFNIPPCDPIPDESGVTSQNDIYEENQNEKSEDVPRQQSNTDTYKASPQERVLHPQCDSSSEEPKAEPDLNTSPQTEPLQNVKDLVDSDSEMDVEMASDVLFVEFSDEEHTSPENTAHSVSPEESPEESQKSRKEIQDEKEIIFKELLEMMKIDTKQTLKLTLQKVLEISPESLMTDEPCDENALWYFVRRLMSLNGEARNINSLFMKPAESENNRDGSLMCLIQSDLFSYIHPLDVVSAAFHCSDHFLQQEMMSKMSMCQFAVPLLLPDVDGPECTFMLWAMRGIVKKWRPQSLKDNKGVIENSLVNVPTPTISLVRLGNCRLSKSKVLNQLLGTSQHQHEHFIHRDMEGGNAARKISDGLVEISWYFPGGKGKFPEPVAFTNLRGNLESNVKQFNFLTEISSVVVILTEGISKDQCELLTKYNSHDTKYLLIIIPEDNRMMEDTEERLKLLAPVLSLTQDNILLIPRSTNETTAGLKLYSSLLSIVQNNIKTLSLENMANQASRHGIRIDEDFEECQKAKLKATEITDEIKDVVQYKKYTMKLQAKPLKEMAKLEKEMCQMKGQGNCNGEKYKSNLRKQCNLIRQEQWNCDIPSGISKFVNAITSTNRSEKFYFLQWLKFHLDVEARECLYPLQARYKEICNLAGKQKELTELDQRISDSSLGIEHFLREVGQFYEAWHSMGKKGKSTDINFEYLPEIAADLLLDGFPLELIDGEASRIPLQWIKDVLRELDRKVKGKSRLRVITVLGVQSTGKSTLLNTMFGLQFPVASGRCTRGAFMTLLRVKENFQDYLSCEFILVIDTEGLKAPELDSLDGSYEHDNELATLVIGLSDITLINMSMENTTEMKDILQIVIHAFLRMKEIGKKPNCQFVHQNVSDVSAPLMNMRGRKKLMDQLDEMTRTVAAMENKTQFNYFSDIMQYDLDHDNCYIAGLWHGVPPMASVNSAYSENVNELKQKLLKFMKDRHNKTQHINEFISWVSDLWSAVKHENFIFSFRNSVIAKAYNQLSKRYSEREWKFNKVMHEWFTKSETLLKNQSDETLEAKANECNKEAEILLTREEKKILAWLEEYFSKETDGAQLIKYKTDFEISAQNLRKSLENSSINKLNKTIQIQKEQIRIDLLYSQHIERIEQKVYNLIEDCRKKKHEPNDAELEEELETIWKNAAKDLEVNHRPERDIEGEMLLVLTKDMKERGSGANEKLQNIKHFPKPKERQNPSLYHHAYSIFNQFNQAYRRWKGKFRYEDFFQSVLRKCIKYSKKQTQKDADYDDTYCREILKIIDENCKNDDAKNYFSAVDELDLKLNVLGHVLADFQTMHLNFLQKNDPHARLNSLKPLYFDTFKNVFQKKNESKSLADRICKNCFKPSLTDHIYRKLGIEVVDDITNSKGSEKYTSRMFFQFTVLESLLEENNFKNYVEYSSDYKNFVKSWITNYIVQEYKNISTLQDRILSDIMERVRSSLKNPPTLNLRDVSDFLSHLCEKLNSDLVLSHQTMKAIIFENSATIEDFIEYMRISLNDTEDEIRAELKSLSTENVLSKLKVKPQDELFKKVFGCGKQCPFCKVPCEAGGTDHKEHVASVHRPQGLGRYRWSATEVLCHDICSTLVVGNAAFKNELTGEKYHPYKDYRDFYPDWKIQPDESIEASDYWKFILKEYNRQFAAEYNAKPADYPEEWNSLTREIAKKSLQKTFNM, from the exons ATGGAAGAATTCAACATCCCACCATGTGACCCAATTCCTGATGAGTCCGGAGTCACATCACAGAATGACATTTATGAAGAAAACCAAAATGAGAAATCTGAAGATGTTCCACGTCAGCAAAGCAACACTGACACGTACAAAGCAAGTCCACAAGAAAGAGTTCTACACCCACAATGTGACTCCTCCTCCGAGGAACCCAAAGCTGAACCTGACCTTAACACATCACCACAGACAGAACCCCTGCAAAATGTCAAGGACCTCGTTGATAGTGACAGTGAAATGGATGTAGAAATGGCATCAGATGTACTCTTTGTAGAATTTTCTGATGAAGAGCATACATCTCCTGAAAACACCGCACACAG TGTTTCTCCAGAAGAATCTCCAGAAGAATCCCAAAAGTCAAGAAAAGAAATCCAagatg AGAAAGAAATTATCTTCAAGGAGCTGCTGGAAATGATGAAGATTGACACTAAGCAAACCTTAAAACTGACCCTACAGAAAGTTCTTGAAATTAGTCCAGAAAGTTTGATGACAGATGAGCCTTGTGATGAAAACGCATTATGGTATTTTGTAAGAAGGTTGATGTCACTTAATGGGGAAGCCAGAAACATAAACAGTCTTTTTATGAAACCAGCGGAGAGTGAGAATAATCGGGATGGCAGTTTAATGTGTCTTATTCAAAGTGACTTATTCAGTTACATCCACCCTCTTGATGTGGTTTCTGCTGCCTTTCATTGCTCAGACCATTTCCTGCAACAAGAAATGATGTCTAAAATGTCAATGTGTCAGTTTGCTGTCCCTCTGCTGCTGCCTGATGTTGATGGCCCAGAATGCACTTTCATGCTGTGGGCGATGAGGGGCATAGTAAAGAAATGGAGACCTCAGTCATTAAAAGATAACAAGGGAGTTATAGAGAACAGCTTGGTTAATGTTCCAACGCCAACTATCTCACTTGTAAGACTGGGGAATTGTAGGCTATCCAAGTCAAAAGTTTTAAATCAGCTTCTGGGCACATCACAACACCAACATGAACATTTTATCCACAGGGATATGGAAGGTGGAAATGCTGCAAGGAAAATATCAGATGGGTTGGTGGAAATTTCCTGGTATTTTCCTGGTGGTAAAGGTAAATTTCCAGAGCCTGTGGCTTTTACAAATCTTCGAGGAAATCTTGAGTCTAATGTGAAGCAGTTCAACTTTCTGACAGAAATCTCATCAGTCGTTGTGATTCTTACAGAAGGTATCAGTAAGGACCAGTGTGAGCTGTTAACGAAGTATAACAGCCATGATACAAAATATCTCTTGATTATTATCCCAGAGGACAACAGAATGATGGAGGACACAGAAGAAAGACTAAAGCTCTTGGCACCTGTGCTAAGTTTAACCCAAGACAATATTTTATTGATTCCAAGAAGTACAAATGAGACAACAGCTGGTTTGAAGCTTTATTCATCACTTCTGTCAATAGTTCAAAATAACATCAAAACTCTCAGTCTAGAAAATATGGCCAATCAAGCCTCCAGACATGGGATCCGGATAGATGAGGACTTTGAAGAATGTCAGAAAGCAAAACTGAAAGCAACAGAGATAACAGATGAGATAAAAGATGTtgtgcaatataaaaaatatacaatgaaaCTACAAGCAAAGCCACTGAAAGAAATGGCCAAATTAGAAAAGGAGATGTGCCAAATGAAGGGACAAGGGAATTGTAATGGGGAGAAATACAAATCTAATCTCAGAAAACAGTGTAACTTAATAAGACAAGAACAATGGAATTGTGACATTCCAAGTGGAATATCCAAATTTGTAAATGCAATTACATCAACAAATAGATCGGAAAAGTTCTATTTTTTACAGTGGTTAAAATTTCATCTTGATGTTGAGGCACGAGAATGCCTTTACCCTTTACAAGCTCGGTATAAAGAAATATGTAATTTAGCTGGCAAGCAGAAAGAGCTGACCGAGTTAGATCAGAGGATATCTGACAGTTCTCTGGGTATTGAGCACTTTCTGAGAGAAGTGGGTCAGTTCTATGAAGCCTGGCATTCCATGGGAAAAAAGGGCAAATCAACAGACATAAACTTTGAATATCTTCCTGAAATAGCTGCAGATCTTCTGTTGGATGGATTTCCTCTGGAGCTTATAGATGGAGAAGCCTCTAGAATTCCCTTACAATGGATAAAAGATGTACTGAGAGAATTAGACAGGAAAGTCAAAGGAAAAAGCAGACTGAGAGTAATAACAGTTCTTGGGGTGCAGAGTACAGGGAAATCCACCCTTCTGAACACCATGTTTGGATTGCAGTTCCCGGTGGCCAGCGGACGATGTACACGAGGAGCCTTCATGACTCTTCTGAGAGTGAAGGAAAATTTCCAGGACTATTTAAGCTGTGAGTTCATTTTGGTGATTGACACTGAAGGACTGAAAGCTCCAGAGTTGGATTCCCTTGATGGCAGCTATGAACATGATAATGAATTGGCGACACTAGTGATTGGATTGAGTGACATCACCTTAATTAACATGTCCATGGAAAATACAACAGAAATGAAAGATATTTTACAAATTGTCATCCATGCTTTTCTTAGGATGAAAGAAATTGGCAAAAAACCCAACTGCCAATTTGTACATCAGAATGTGAGTGACGTATCAGCTCCACTAATGAACATGAGGGGTAGGAAGAAGCTGATGGACCAGTTAGATGAAATGACCAGAACTGTGGCAGCTATGGAGAACAAGACTCAGTTTAACTATTTTTCTGATATCATGCAGTATGACCTAGATCATGACAACTGTTACATTGCTGGTCTGTGGCATGGAGTCCCACCAATGGCTTCAGTCAACAGTGCATACAGTGAAAATGTCAATGAACTCAAACAAAAACTACTAAAGTTCATGAAAGACAGacataataaaacacaacacattaATGAATTCATTTCATGGGTATCTGACTTGTGGAGTGCAGTAAAACATGAAAACTTCATATTTAGTTTCAGAAACAGCGTGATAGCAAAAGCCTACAACCAGTTATCTAAAAGATATTCTGAACGTGAGTGGAAATTCAATAAAGTGATGCATGAATGGTTCACTAAATCTGAGACACTGCTCAAGAATCAGTCTGATGAAACACTGGAAGCTAAAGCCAATGAATGTAATAAAGAAGCAGAAATTCTTCTCACAAGAGAGGAGAAAAAGATTTTAGCTTGGTTGGAAGAGTATTTTAGTAAAGAAACAGATGGTGCCCaattaataaaatacaaaacagaCTTCGAGATCAGTGCTCAGAACCTGAGAAAAAGTCTTGAAAACTCTTCAATCAACAAACTTAACAAAACTATTCAGATCCAAAAAGAACAAATCAGGATAGACCTTCTATATAGTCAGCACATCGAAAGAATTGAACAGAAGGTCTACAACCTTATAGAAGATTGTAGAAAGAAAAAACATGAGCCAAACGATGCTGAATTGGAAGAGGAACTTGAAACAATCTGGAAAAATGCAGCCAAAGATCTAGAGGTAAATCATCGACCAGAGCGTGACATTGAGGGAGAGATGTTACTAGTGCTCACCAAGGACATGAAAGAAAGAGGTTCTGGTGCTAATGAAAAATTACAGAACATAAAACATTTTCCCAAACCCAAGGAGCGGCAGAATCCATCATTATATCATCATGCATACTCAATTTTTAATCAATTTAACCAAGCATATAGGAGATGGAAAGGGAAATTTCGATATGAAGATTTTTTCCAGAGTGTGTTGCGTAAATGTATTAAGtattcaaaaaaacaaacacaaaaagatGCAGACTATGATGACACATACTGTAGAGAAATATTGAAGATCATTGATGAAAATTGTAAAAATGATGATGCAAAGAATTATTTTTCAGCTGTTGATGAATTAGACTTGAAGTTGAACGTTTTGGGACACGTTCTTGCTGATTTTCAGACGATGCATTTGAATTTTTTACAAAAGAATGACCCCCATGCTAGGCTCAATTCACTGAAGCCACTATACTTTGATACATTCAAAAATGTTTTTCAGAAGAAAAATGAAAGCAAGAGCCTCGCTGATCGGATCTGCAAGAATTGTTTTAAACCATCGCTAACTGATCATATTTACAGAAAACTGGGAATAGAAGTGGTAGATGACATCACAAATAGCAAAGGTTCTGAAAAATATACCTCTAGAATGTTTTTCCAGTTCACAGTTCTAGAGAGTCTCCTGGAGGAAAACAATTTCAAAAATTATGTGGAATACTCAAGTGACTATAAAAACTTTGTAAAATCCTGGATAACTAACTATATTGTACAGGAATATAAAAATATCAGTACTTTACAAGACAGAATTCTGTCTGATATCATGGAACGAGTCAGATCCAGTCTCAAAAATCCCCCAACTTTAAACCTTCGAGATGTTTCAGATTTTTTGTCCCATCTGTGTGAGAAATTGAACAGTGATCTGGTATTGTCACACCAGACAATGAAGGCAATCATTTTTGAAAATTCAGCAACTATTGAAGACTTTATTGAATACATGAGGATCAGTCTAAATGATACAGAAGACGAGATCCGAGCAGAACTGAAATCTCTGAGTACAGAAAATGTTCTTTCCAAACTTAAAGTGAAGCCTCAGGATGAACTGTTCAAGAAGGTGTTTGGGTGCGGGAAGCAATGTCCTTTCTGCAAAGTCCCCTGTGAGGCTGGAGGGACGGACCATAAGGAGCACGTTGCATCCGTACATCGCCCACAAGGACTAGGACGTTACAGATGGAGCGCAACAGAAGTTCTCTGTCATGATATTTGTTCTACCCTAGTGGTTGGCAATGCAGCATTTAAGAATGAGCTTACAGGTGAGAAATATCATCCCTACAAGGATTATAGAGATTTCTACCCAGACTGGAAAATTCAACCTGATGAGAGTATAGAAGCTTCTGACTACTGGAAGTTCATTCTCAAAGAGTACAATAGGCAGTTTGCAGCAGAGTATAATGCTAAACCAGCTGACTATCCTGAAGAATGGAACAGTCTGACCAGGGAGATTGCAAAGAAAAGTCTCCAGAAAACCTTCAATATGTGA